Proteins from a single region of Dictyostelium discoideum AX4 chromosome 5 chromosome, whole genome shotgun sequence:
- the mpgA gene encoding GTP:alpha-D-mannose-1-phosphate guanylyltransferase, translating into MKALILVGGFGTRLRPLTLSKPKPIVEFANKAMILHQIEALCKIGVNEVVLAVNYRPQLMSQYLEPYEKKLGIKISYSHETVPLGTAGPLALARDLLNDGEPFFVLNSDIICDFPFADLLAFHKSHGGEGTIMVTKVEEPSKYGVVVYKEENGQILKFVEKPQVYVGNKINAGVYIFNPTILDRIQPKPTSIEKEIFPAMAADSQLYCMQLEGFWMDVGQPKDFLSGMGLYLNSLKSKQPELLATGNGIIGPVLIDPSSVIEPGCLIGPNVTIGPNCVIQEGTRLVNTTVLEGTTIGKNSWIKSTIIGWNSSIGKWVRMENTSVLGEDVHVSDELYINGGKILPHKSITSSIPEPEIIM; encoded by the exons atgAAAGCATTAATTTTAGTTGGTGGATTTGGTACACGTTTAAGACCATTAACATTAAgtaaaccaaaaccaattgTAGAGTTTGCTAATAAAGCGATGATTTTACATCAAATTGAAGCACTTTGCAAGATTGGTGTAAATGAAGTTGTATTGGCAGTAAATTATAGACCACAATTAATGTCACAATATTTAGAACCATATGAAAAGAAATTAGGAATCAAAATATCATATTCACATGAAACCGTACCATTAGGTACTGCAGGACCATTGGCATTGGCAagagatttattaaatgacgGCGAACCATTCTTTGTATTAAACTCTGATATCATTTGTGATTTCCCATTTGCAGATCTCTTGGCTTTCCATAAATCTCATGGTGGTGAAGGTACAATCATGGTAACCAAAGTTGAAGAACCTTCAAAATATGGTGTCGTTGTTtataaagaagaaaatgGTCAAATCTTAAAATTCGTTGAAAAACCTCAAGTCTACGttggtaataaaattaatgctggtgtttatatttttaatccAACAATTTTAGATAGAATTCAA ccAAAACCaacatcaattgaaaaagagaTTTTCCCAGCAATGGCAGCAGATAGTCAATTATATTGTATGCAATTGGAAGGATTTTGGATGGATGTTGGTCAACCAAAAGACTTTTTATCAGGTATGggattatatttaaattcattaaagtCAAAACAACCAGAACTCTTAGCTACTGGCAATGGTATTATTGGACCAGTTTTAATTGATCCATCATCTGTCATTGAACCAGGTTGTTTAATTGGCCCAAACGTAACAATTGGTCCAAATTGTGTTATTCAAGAAGGTACTCGTTTAGTTAATACAACAGTTTTAGAGGGTACTACAATTGGTAAAAACTCTTGGATCAAATCTACTATCATTGGTTGGAACTCTTCAATTGGTAAATGGGTTAGAATGGAAAATACCTCTGTTCTCGGTGAAGATGTTCATGTTTCTGATGAACTTTACATTAATGGTGGTAAAATTTTACCACATAAATCAATTACTTCTTCAATACCTGAACCTGAAATTATTATgtaa